A window of the Leptospira brenneri genome harbors these coding sequences:
- a CDS encoding MaoC family dehydratase has protein sequence MAEKPMSPFGELAPQTPASLSDIKKNIYGRYLEEFNVGDIYVHPRQFTVDRSFAQEFATVFMDANPLYLSAEYAKAHGFADLLVHPLMVFNLALSIGVQNNSEKALANLGYYNAQFLLPVYPGDTLSSRTKILAVDDKGPDKPGIVHVRTLCLNQKNEVVLQYERKIMIYQSNGKPKGNPKPGDASAFFPESKTPALKLPNLKFPTEMKDVTWGHTYFENFKPGQIYVHQNGRTITDEHYQWTFRVGNTHPLHYDKLYSAGISGPMGGEPVVYGGLVFGWLAGMASRDISENAIWELGFTEGYHTQPAFSGDTVTCISRILTTEDKGTEYGIPAGEVQIQFIGLKNIKANDALDKFGADLFLKENDKKKLGKEKIPEKIFEIERRLIIKKQP, from the coding sequence ATGGCCGAAAAACCTATGTCCCCCTTTGGTGAGTTAGCTCCCCAAACACCAGCTTCTCTTTCTGATATTAAAAAGAACATTTATGGAAGATACCTAGAAGAATTCAATGTAGGTGATATCTATGTTCACCCTCGTCAATTCACAGTGGACAGAAGTTTTGCCCAAGAATTCGCGACAGTGTTTATGGATGCAAACCCACTTTATCTTTCCGCAGAATACGCGAAAGCTCATGGATTTGCGGACTTACTAGTCCACCCACTGATGGTTTTCAACTTAGCACTTTCGATTGGTGTTCAAAATAACAGTGAAAAGGCTCTTGCAAACCTCGGTTATTATAACGCACAATTTTTACTTCCTGTTTATCCAGGAGACACTCTATCTTCTCGCACTAAAATTTTAGCAGTAGATGATAAAGGTCCAGACAAACCAGGAATCGTTCACGTAAGAACACTTTGTCTCAATCAAAAGAACGAAGTTGTTTTACAATACGAACGTAAAATCATGATTTACCAATCCAATGGAAAACCGAAAGGAAATCCAAAACCTGGGGATGCTTCTGCATTTTTTCCAGAGTCAAAAACTCCTGCACTCAAACTTCCTAACCTCAAATTCCCTACTGAGATGAAAGATGTAACTTGGGGACATACTTATTTTGAAAACTTCAAACCTGGTCAAATTTATGTTCACCAAAATGGAAGAACCATCACCGATGAACACTACCAATGGACATTCCGAGTTGGAAACACTCACCCACTTCATTATGATAAATTGTATTCTGCTGGAATTTCTGGCCCGATGGGTGGAGAACCAGTGGTTTATGGTGGACTCGTGTTTGGTTGGTTAGCTGGTATGGCTTCTCGAGATATTTCTGAAAATGCTATTTGGGAACTTGGATTCACTGAAGGATACCACACACAACCAGCTTTCTCTGGTGATACAGTCACTTGTATTTCTAGAATTCTCACTACGGAAGACAAAGGAACAGAATACGGAATCCCTGCTGGTGAAGTACAAATTCAGTTCATTGGTCTAAAAAATATCAAAGCAAATGATGCTTTGGATAAATTCGGTGCGGATCTTTTCCTAAAAGAAAATGATAAAAAGAAATTAGGAAAAGAAAAAATCCCAGAAAAAATCTTCGAAATTGAAAGAAGATTGATCATCAAAAAACAACCATAA
- a CDS encoding MBL fold metallo-hydrolase: MKVTIPKRIPDMEDIGDGVFKIILPQPFYAPNNIYLYQGNDGLTLIDSGYIESVPMLQASLKTKGFSFKDIRHIIYTHNHLDHISSSLVLKSYAKNVTYYGYRSMADGVGNYLESMMLFEEATEDLFHKAFGEKEELNRILEESRKGWRQFYSKFSETKKGDPVLRIDVAIDHNDSLELGGRLFRFLHTPGHNLYHITPVDPSTGIYFSGDLIIANLTAIYSEMDGSLGDYYFTLSKLLEEPIKRMLPAHGSEIEDPKKTITLVKKTLSILEKGVLRRLREGESDLKVLMEAAIGKKVHNGGHLPTALGLVYSIIQKLVLEGQIRIEKRENGYEIFHIVN; encoded by the coding sequence ATGAAAGTTACCATCCCCAAACGAATTCCGGACATGGAAGACATCGGGGATGGTGTCTTTAAAATTATTTTACCTCAACCATTTTACGCACCAAACAATATCTATCTTTATCAAGGAAACGATGGGTTAACTCTAATCGATTCCGGTTATATCGAATCCGTTCCCATGTTACAAGCATCCCTAAAAACAAAGGGATTTTCTTTTAAAGACATTCGCCATATTATTTATACCCACAACCATCTGGATCATATATCCTCCTCTTTAGTTTTGAAGTCGTATGCAAAGAATGTAACGTATTACGGTTACCGTTCGATGGCGGATGGGGTTGGGAATTATTTAGAATCCATGATGCTCTTTGAAGAAGCAACAGAAGATCTTTTTCATAAAGCATTTGGTGAAAAGGAAGAACTAAACCGAATTTTAGAGGAATCTCGTAAAGGATGGCGTCAGTTTTATAGTAAGTTTAGTGAAACTAAAAAGGGAGACCCTGTTTTACGAATTGATGTAGCCATTGATCATAACGATAGTTTGGAATTAGGGGGAAGGCTTTTTCGGTTTCTCCATACTCCTGGTCACAATTTATATCATATCACTCCTGTAGATCCTTCTACTGGGATTTATTTTTCGGGAGATCTTATCATTGCAAACCTTACTGCCATTTATTCGGAAATGGATGGGAGTTTAGGGGATTATTATTTTACACTTTCCAAACTTTTAGAAGAGCCTATCAAACGAATGTTACCTGCTCATGGTAGTGAAATTGAAGATCCTAAAAAAACAATCACTCTTGTGAAAAAAACGCTGAGTATTTTGGAGAAGGGTGTTCTTCGCCGTCTTAGGGAAGGGGAATCTGACTTAAAGGTTCTTATGGAAGCGGCCATTGGCAAAAAAGTTCATAATGGTGGTCATTTGCCAACGGCACTTGGGCTAGTTTACAGCATCATTCAAAAATTAGTTTTAGAAGGACAAATCCGTATCGAAAAAAGAGAGAATGGATATGAAATTTTTCATATTGTAAATTAA
- a CDS encoding DUF2079 domain-containing protein, whose product MVYLFFLFSLVSPFLFISPKNFHAPFQKGVFLFILLLTIISFWKEKKSKDQKTSFELLSEIQISYLPYLIWISCIFFLLGSTYHAFQLTKAISEAFLFQDADYIGISDILLSISKGEGFSSGYYSDSGKASYLHHHFAPGLLVLTPFVSWIPQKWGLAVAVFFVYQLATILWIFWAYQIAKKNLKTRGIQFLVFWVLVTNQLYLYRLGSSFHFEVLVLVFGLFFFYIWEQRKEIENTRSQFLWTNYSLLILSTILYLSQKEDIGIYLLLFFLPRAIKLLYNQWKKNRNTKQVTEEPSSTTEDRVTFRLLILIFSIIFLWFGFVFFLYPRLDHLQESITWTNVLTQEYHSAFKQVTGYKKSFQIFLELIISGGLGMIQMLPEVLGIGLIYATHIFSSRPWHHEVYTYYSYSLVPFILYTGILWIQSGKKITTTVAFFLLTCLFWKNSLDQNFPLNTKIESPWKNPVMQEEIQSDLQDFNQILLSNPKEPFPRVSKKTENSQGKTNPLQSFNANESTKEIFVFSQYNLSFFVSDKVKTYPIEQIKNAESICERANVCYMAIAPEFTDTLLWPSSRILEYKKKLENKMGFLVWKGKQIEVWQLPEKDKKTNR is encoded by the coding sequence GTGGTTTATTTATTTTTTTTATTCAGTTTAGTTTCTCCTTTTCTCTTTATTTCTCCTAAAAACTTTCATGCCCCCTTTCAAAAGGGGGTATTTCTTTTTATACTCCTACTCACCATCATCAGCTTCTGGAAAGAAAAAAAGTCCAAAGATCAAAAGACTTCTTTTGAATTATTATCTGAAATTCAAATATCATACCTTCCTTATCTGATTTGGATCAGTTGTATCTTTTTTTTATTAGGAAGTACTTACCATGCCTTCCAACTAACAAAAGCCATCTCAGAAGCATTTTTATTTCAAGATGCGGATTATATTGGTATTTCGGATATTCTCCTCTCCATTTCGAAAGGGGAAGGATTTTCGAGCGGATACTACTCAGATTCAGGGAAGGCGAGTTACCTCCACCATCACTTTGCACCAGGACTACTAGTTCTAACACCCTTTGTCAGTTGGATCCCCCAGAAGTGGGGGCTTGCAGTAGCAGTATTTTTTGTTTACCAATTGGCAACGATCCTTTGGATTTTTTGGGCATACCAAATTGCAAAGAAAAATCTAAAAACCAGAGGGATTCAATTCTTGGTTTTTTGGGTCCTCGTCACAAACCAATTGTATCTCTATAGACTTGGATCTAGTTTTCATTTCGAAGTTCTTGTCCTAGTATTTGGACTTTTCTTTTTTTATATTTGGGAACAAAGGAAAGAAATAGAAAACACTCGATCTCAGTTTTTGTGGACTAATTATAGTCTTCTCATCTTAAGCACCATTCTCTATCTTTCTCAAAAGGAAGACATTGGAATCTACCTTCTTTTATTTTTTTTACCGAGGGCTATTAAACTTTTATACAATCAATGGAAAAAGAATCGGAATACGAAGCAAGTGACCGAAGAACCTTCGTCCACCACTGAAGACAGGGTAACCTTTCGTTTACTCATACTGATCTTTAGTATCATATTTTTATGGTTCGGTTTTGTTTTTTTCCTCTATCCTAGATTGGATCATTTGCAGGAATCCATCACTTGGACAAATGTTTTAACCCAAGAATACCACTCCGCATTCAAACAAGTAACAGGTTATAAAAAATCGTTTCAGATTTTTTTAGAGTTAATCATCAGTGGTGGGCTCGGGATGATTCAAATGTTACCCGAAGTTCTCGGAATTGGGCTTATATACGCTACACATATATTTTCCTCAAGACCATGGCACCATGAAGTATATACGTATTACAGTTATTCACTAGTTCCTTTTATCCTGTATACAGGGATCTTGTGGATCCAATCGGGAAAAAAAATAACAACAACAGTTGCCTTCTTTCTACTAACTTGTCTCTTTTGGAAAAACTCACTCGATCAAAATTTTCCATTGAATACGAAAATAGAAAGCCCATGGAAAAATCCCGTGATGCAGGAAGAAATCCAATCGGACTTACAAGATTTCAATCAAATCCTTCTTTCCAATCCAAAGGAACCATTCCCTCGGGTCTCGAAGAAAACTGAAAATTCTCAAGGAAAAACAAATCCCTTACAATCTTTCAATGCCAATGAAAGCACTAAAGAAATTTTCGTATTTTCACAGTATAACCTTTCCTTCTTTGTCTCAGACAAAGTAAAAACCTATCCAATTGAACAAATTAAAAATGCAGAATCCATTTGCGAAAGAGCAAATGTTTGTTACATGGCAATTGCACCAGAGTTTACAGATACATTGTTATGGCCGAGTTCCAGAATTTTGGAATATAAAAAAAAATTAGAAAACAAGATGGGATTTTTAGTTTGGAAAGGAAAACAAATCGAAGTTTGGCAGCTGCCCGAAAAGGACAAAAAAACAAATCGTTAA
- a CDS encoding aldolase, protein METSIHVLRKTLLEMKENYSFICIKTGTETEDMGEEEISLLKTITAGILPLYVKIGGPEARNDIRICQRIGVSGISAPMVESEYALKNFIQTMKNLLTPSEFESYNKSINMETITGYRNLMDIFDSASFQALEQVTAARSDLSASMDKKPDDKEVTRVAKKIISEAKSRGKKTSVGGTITKTNFDLIANEIEPDFINSRHVMVDTKNAMSIGAMDVAECMLLFEMDLFEFFSKTFPEKGYYYRNRVEINRERIGERKVLYFIR, encoded by the coding sequence ATGGAAACATCAATCCACGTTTTACGAAAAACCTTACTGGAGATGAAAGAGAACTATTCCTTTATCTGCATCAAAACAGGAACGGAAACCGAGGATATGGGTGAAGAGGAAATTTCCCTCTTAAAAACGATCACCGCTGGAATTTTACCTCTCTACGTCAAAATCGGTGGTCCAGAAGCCAGAAACGACATCCGAATCTGCCAAAGGATCGGAGTTTCTGGAATTTCGGCACCGATGGTGGAGTCCGAATACGCACTAAAAAACTTCATCCAAACGATGAAGAACCTTCTCACTCCTTCAGAATTTGAGTCCTATAACAAATCAATCAATATGGAAACCATCACAGGTTATAGAAACTTGATGGATATCTTTGACTCAGCTTCTTTCCAAGCTTTAGAACAAGTAACAGCTGCTCGTTCTGATCTAAGTGCCTCTATGGACAAAAAACCAGATGATAAAGAAGTCACAAGAGTTGCGAAAAAAATCATTTCGGAAGCCAAAAGCAGAGGGAAAAAAACTTCAGTTGGTGGAACCATCACAAAAACAAATTTTGATCTAATCGCAAACGAAATCGAACCGGATTTTATTAATTCTCGCCATGTCATGGTGGACACTAAGAATGCGATGTCGATTGGTGCGATGGACGTTGCCGAATGTATGTTGTTATTTGAAATGGATCTATTCGAATTTTTCTCCAAAACATTTCCTGAAAAAGGTTACTACTATCGAAACCGTGTGGAGATAAACAGAGAGCGAATCGGTGAGAGGAAGGTTCTCTACTTCATTCGCTAA
- the lepB gene encoding signal peptidase I encodes MGIFSTIFGSKPKQDSKEPPKEGAAASGISFGIIVVLVFAFKSSILDANNIPSGSMIPTLKIGDFLFVNKMRYSFRMPFTEKELFRIDDPKRGDIVTFIPPATALAQEESRTGIFAKRFVKRVVGLPGDTIRITRKYIDTKDRGRVHFALIEYKEKGAEEFLSYQPKEVPIGKELSDLDNLEATQRALFKEVKPGFEHFILEGFEDDRRAHIFEYCDFLHGCQIPEGQYMVMGDNRDDSHDSRAWGFVKREDILGKALIIYFSIDWKDSTCEYKDGQALAEKGPEIAERFEGDALDNRCHYTEIFSSHNSRYRDDESRFGWIERTIRYRLWRLNVRWDRIGRILE; translated from the coding sequence ATGGGAATATTCTCCACTATCTTCGGGTCCAAACCAAAACAAGATTCTAAAGAACCTCCAAAAGAGGGGGCGGCTGCTTCAGGGATTTCTTTCGGAATCATTGTGGTTCTTGTTTTTGCCTTCAAATCATCTATATTAGATGCTAATAATATTCCCTCTGGATCGATGATCCCCACACTTAAAATCGGAGATTTTTTGTTCGTAAACAAAATGCGTTATTCGTTCCGCATGCCATTTACGGAAAAAGAACTCTTCCGAATTGATGATCCTAAACGAGGAGACATTGTTACCTTCATTCCACCGGCAACGGCGTTGGCTCAAGAAGAATCGAGAACTGGGATTTTTGCTAAGCGTTTTGTCAAACGTGTGGTGGGCCTTCCTGGAGATACGATCCGCATTACTCGAAAGTATATTGATACTAAAGATAGGGGACGCGTACATTTTGCACTCATCGAGTATAAAGAAAAAGGTGCAGAAGAATTTTTATCTTACCAACCAAAGGAAGTTCCGATTGGCAAAGAACTTTCTGATTTAGATAATTTAGAAGCTACACAAAGAGCTTTATTTAAAGAAGTAAAACCTGGATTTGAACATTTCATTTTGGAAGGATTCGAAGACGATAGACGTGCCCATATCTTTGAGTATTGTGATTTTTTACATGGCTGTCAGATTCCTGAAGGCCAATATATGGTGATGGGCGACAATCGGGATGACTCTCATGATTCACGTGCTTGGGGATTTGTGAAACGAGAAGACATTTTAGGAAAGGCACTCATTATTTATTTTTCTATCGATTGGAAGGACTCTACTTGCGAATACAAAGATGGACAGGCATTAGCAGAAAAAGGTCCAGAGATTGCCGAACGATTTGAAGGTGACGCTTTGGATAATCGATGCCATTACACTGAAATATTTTCTTCACATAATTCTCGTTATAGAGATGATGAGTCTAGGTTCGGTTGGATTGAAAGAACCATCCGTTACCGGTTGTGGAGATTGAATGTTCGGTGGGATCGAATCGGTCGCATCTTAGAATGA
- a CDS encoding AtpZ/AtpI family protein: MTGESEKPSNQKPEKSPMAMAGAGFEFVSSIVLFVLGGYYLDEYLKTEPLWLLVGFFLGFLFAFYSLIKRAKENE; encoded by the coding sequence ATGACAGGAGAATCTGAAAAACCATCCAATCAAAAACCGGAGAAGTCTCCAATGGCGATGGCTGGTGCGGGTTTTGAATTTGTTTCCTCCATAGTGCTTTTTGTGCTGGGGGGATACTACTTAGATGAGTATTTAAAAACAGAACCACTTTGGCTTCTTGTCGGTTTTTTCTTAGGTTTTCTTTTTGCCTTTTATTCTCTCATCAAACGGGCCAAAGAAAACGAATAA
- the ilvB gene encoding biosynthetic-type acetolactate synthase large subunit has protein sequence MREQITVSQYIIRFLESKGITWIPGVPGGTILPLYESLVESNIEHVLARHEQGAGFLAQGRARSTGQVSAVFVSSGPGVANLITAVADAQRDSVPLLVFSGQVPLALMGTDAFQELPTMDIVSPIVKKVYQIKNPNQIIKTLEEAYHLAGSGKKGPVWIDLPKDIQTQTINQSFTHLDFDSQKIELMAESEILEEEVVGGDIVWFLQEFKSSIEGSRFPLLYLGGGAKKEYLRLREFVSRFQIPAVTTLMGLGIFEKDDPMNLGMMGMHGTVASNEALGVCDLLIAIGVRFDDRATGAIEKFCNQAKIIHVDIDAHEIGKNKSVHLSLQKDISEIMPFLIEEEFSIHNENALAQIKTWKEIPESHPIKDLLLDLSSVLPKGDHYILTDVGQHQMWVAQYFPFSKPNSWITSGGQGTMGFGLPTAIGVALSHKEANVYCFSGDGSIMMNLQELSTLREQNLNVKIILINNQHLGLVRQQQDLFYGSKHSGSKFHFHPDFSLLCQSFGIGYSEWDWSLGTKELSRFLEKKGPAMIEVRIPASWGVYPFVPGGKSNQEYILDPMITTT, from the coding sequence ATGCGGGAACAAATTACCGTAAGTCAATATATCATACGTTTTTTAGAATCTAAAGGAATCACTTGGATCCCAGGTGTTCCTGGTGGGACCATATTACCATTATACGAAAGTTTGGTGGAGTCGAATATAGAGCATGTGTTAGCAAGGCATGAACAAGGTGCTGGTTTTCTTGCACAAGGGAGGGCAAGGAGCACAGGCCAAGTGAGCGCTGTATTCGTTTCTTCTGGTCCTGGGGTTGCTAACCTCATCACTGCAGTTGCTGATGCACAAAGGGATTCTGTTCCTCTGTTGGTTTTTTCAGGCCAAGTTCCTTTGGCATTAATGGGAACCGATGCTTTTCAAGAATTGCCAACAATGGACATCGTATCTCCCATTGTAAAAAAAGTTTATCAGATTAAAAATCCAAACCAAATAATCAAAACTTTAGAAGAAGCATATCATCTTGCTGGTTCTGGGAAAAAAGGACCTGTATGGATTGATTTACCGAAAGACATTCAAACACAAACAATAAATCAATCTTTTACGCACCTTGATTTCGATTCGCAAAAAATCGAACTTATGGCAGAGAGCGAAATATTAGAAGAAGAGGTAGTTGGGGGAGATATTGTTTGGTTTTTGCAGGAATTTAAATCATCGATTGAAGGTTCTAGATTCCCCTTACTATATTTAGGTGGTGGTGCAAAAAAAGAATACTTGCGGCTAAGAGAATTTGTATCTCGTTTCCAAATTCCGGCAGTTACAACACTAATGGGGTTGGGCATTTTTGAAAAAGATGATCCTATGAATTTAGGAATGATGGGTATGCATGGAACTGTTGCCTCAAATGAAGCACTTGGTGTTTGTGATCTCCTCATTGCCATTGGAGTTCGTTTTGATGATCGCGCGACAGGTGCTATCGAAAAGTTTTGTAACCAGGCAAAGATCATACATGTCGACATAGATGCTCATGAAATTGGTAAAAATAAATCAGTTCATTTGAGTTTGCAAAAAGATATTTCGGAAATTATGCCTTTTCTCATTGAAGAAGAGTTTTCCATTCATAATGAGAACGCACTCGCACAAATCAAAACTTGGAAAGAGATTCCTGAAAGTCATCCTATAAAAGATCTACTTTTAGATTTATCCTCTGTTTTACCTAAAGGGGATCATTATATTTTAACCGACGTTGGCCAACACCAGATGTGGGTGGCACAATACTTTCCGTTTTCAAAACCAAATTCTTGGATTACATCGGGTGGACAAGGCACGATGGGTTTTGGTCTTCCAACGGCGATTGGTGTAGCATTGAGTCACAAGGAAGCAAACGTATATTGTTTTTCCGGGGATGGTTCGATTATGATGAACTTACAAGAGTTGTCTACTCTAAGGGAACAGAATCTCAATGTGAAGATAATCTTAATCAACAATCAACATTTGGGCCTTGTTCGCCAACAACAGGATTTGTTTTACGGGAGTAAACATTCTGGATCTAAGTTTCATTTTCATCCCGACTTTTCTTTGTTATGTCAATCTTTTGGGATCGGATATTCGGAATGGGATTGGAGTTTAGGTACCAAGGAACTAAGTCGGTTTTTAGAAAAGAAGGGACCCGCGATGATCGAAGTAAGAATCCCTGCTAGTTGGGGTGTTTATCCATTTGTTCCAGGTGGTAAATCCAACCAGGAATACATTTTAGATCCGATGATAACGACAACATAG
- a CDS encoding P-II family nitrogen regulator: MKLVIAIIQPHKLEEVKNELTKNEIYRLTVSDVQGYGQQKGKTEVFRGHEYQVNLLRKVRLEIAVNDEFVKPTVDAILKAAKTSPEGKIGDGKIFVMPLEEVIRIRSGEKGSKAI, from the coding sequence ATGAAATTAGTCATTGCAATCATCCAACCACACAAACTAGAAGAAGTTAAAAACGAACTTACCAAAAACGAAATCTATCGTTTAACCGTTAGTGACGTTCAAGGTTATGGCCAACAAAAAGGAAAAACAGAAGTATTTCGCGGACATGAATACCAAGTGAACCTTCTGAGAAAGGTCCGTTTAGAAATCGCGGTGAACGATGAGTTCGTTAAACCCACTGTTGATGCGATTTTAAAGGCTGCAAAAACAAGCCCTGAAGGTAAAATCGGTGACGGAAAAATCTTTGTTATGCCTCTAGAAGAAGTTATCCGTATCCGTAGTGGAGAAAAAGGCAGCAAAGCAATTTAA
- a CDS encoding ammonium transporter → MNIQLVLRPLLVSVLFLLPGFLAAEGELPSPPTIDKSDTTWMLVSSAFVFFMIPGLALFYGGIVRSKNVLSTMMHSFVAIIVMTLQWTIFGYSFAFSGDNPYFGNFDLAFLNGIDVDSVKGSIPTYVHFLFQGMFAIITPALISGAIAERIKLSAYVVFILVWSTLVYDPVAHWVWADSGWLLKMNALDFAGGTVVHLISGIGGLAAAIVIGKRKGDPGLLTHPNNMTYTLLGSGLLWFGWFGFNAGSGLSVNGLAARAFLVTLIAPAAAGASWLLIEWLHTKKATALGAASGIVAGLVVITPASGYVGVQGALIMGVLVSPVCYMAILLKGKLRYDDTLDAFGIHGAGGAFGAILTGYFALELAEGITLGDQMTAQIISVVATGFYSFVVSYILAFVIEKTIGFRIEEDKEITGLDQEIHGEKGYDIR, encoded by the coding sequence GGATACAACTTGGATGTTAGTATCCTCGGCATTTGTATTTTTTATGATTCCGGGGTTGGCACTATTCTACGGTGGTATTGTGCGTTCCAAAAATGTCCTCTCCACTATGATGCATAGTTTTGTTGCCATCATTGTTATGACATTACAGTGGACCATTTTCGGATACAGTTTTGCATTTTCAGGCGATAACCCTTATTTCGGAAATTTCGATTTAGCATTTCTAAATGGAATTGATGTTGATTCGGTAAAAGGTTCCATCCCTACCTACGTTCACTTTTTATTCCAAGGTATGTTTGCTATCATTACACCAGCTCTAATCTCAGGTGCAATTGCTGAAAGAATCAAACTATCTGCTTATGTAGTGTTTATACTCGTATGGTCAACGTTAGTTTATGATCCGGTAGCACACTGGGTTTGGGCAGATTCAGGTTGGTTATTAAAAATGAACGCCCTTGATTTTGCAGGAGGAACTGTAGTTCATTTGATTTCAGGGATTGGTGGACTTGCTGCTGCCATCGTGATCGGAAAACGAAAAGGTGATCCTGGTTTATTAACACACCCAAATAACATGACTTATACGCTTCTTGGATCGGGGCTTTTGTGGTTTGGTTGGTTTGGATTCAACGCAGGCTCTGGTCTTTCTGTCAATGGGCTAGCCGCACGAGCATTTTTAGTAACACTCATTGCACCGGCAGCAGCAGGAGCAAGTTGGCTTCTCATTGAATGGTTACATACAAAAAAAGCGACTGCACTCGGTGCTGCTTCTGGTATTGTTGCTGGTCTTGTTGTCATCACTCCAGCTTCTGGTTATGTCGGTGTCCAAGGGGCTCTCATTATGGGAGTTTTAGTATCTCCAGTGTGTTATATGGCCATTCTCTTAAAAGGAAAACTACGATACGATGATACACTCGATGCGTTTGGAATTCACGGAGCTGGTGGAGCATTTGGTGCAATTCTCACTGGATACTTTGCTTTAGAACTTGCAGAAGGGATCACATTGGGAGATCAGATGACAGCCCAAATCATCAGTGTCGTAGCTACTGGATTTTATTCTTTTGTAGTCTCTTATATACTGGCGTTCGTGATCGAAAAAACAATCGGATTTAGAATCGAAGAAGACAAAGAAATCACAGGACTCGACCAAGAGATCCATGGTGAAAAAGGATATGATATCAGGTAA